The sequence GCATTTCCTCCTACAAGTGATACCTCTTTTAAAGTAGGATAATTGTTATTTAATATAATATGTACTATTCCCTTTTCAGCAAAAGTAACTGGAAAATTCGAATCTGGTGTAAAAGCTAATGTAGGTTGTGGCATCTTTAAAGTATTGAAATAGTAGTCCATACACTTACTTCCACTCTCTTCATTTGCTCCTAATATCATTCTAACTTTTCTATTTAATTTTATTCCAGAATCCATTATAGTTTTCATAGCATATAGGCAGATTACAGAGGGTCCCTTATCATCTAGTGTTCCTCTTCCATATATTTTACCATCTACAATAGCACCACTATATGGAGGATAATCCCAATCTTCTCCTTCTGGTACAACGTCTACGTGTCCTAATACTCCTAGTACCTCTTCTCCCTCTCCAAACTCTATTGTTATAGCATAATTATTATAGTTGACTACTTCAAATCCTAATTCTTTTCCTAATTCTGCAAAATAATTTAACGCTTTAGCTGGTCCCTCTCCAAAAGGCATCCCTTGTCTACTTTCTTCCAGTGTACTCTTTATTTGTACAGAGCCTTGTATATGTTTTATAACTTCATTTTTATATGATAAAACTTTTTCTTGTAAATCCATAATAACCTCCATATTTTTTATTAAAAGACTTCACTTCCTAATTCAATTTGTAATCTTCTATACTTACAATACAAAAATCTAATATACTCATATTCAAAAGGAGAACCTGTCTGATGGTATTCAAAAGGAATTCCAGCTCTTTTATCAATTGCATAAAGAATAGAAACACTTGTATTATTTAATATATCTAAATCACTTGTATAATATAGCATCCCTCTACTAAAAATATCAACTCCCATTCCAAAAGCATCTCTTAAAGAACTTGGACCTAAAATTGGTAAAATCAAATATGGTCCCTTTCTTACGCCATAATGGGCTAGAGTAAGTCCAAAATCTTCATACGGTTTCGGCATTCCCATATTAGATGCTACATCTACAATCCCCCCAATTCCCACAGCACTATTCATAGTAAATCTTCCGATTGCTCTCATTGCCTTTTTTATTTTCAATTGGAGAAGAGAATTACCTGTCGTAGAAATATTTTGTGCATTATTAAAGAAATTTTTCACTCCTTTTCTCAACAATTCTGGAGTAATAGCTCTATAAAATTTTACTGAAGGTAAGAATATATACTTATCAAACTGATAGTTGAAGTAATAGATTCTTCTATTGATAGGCTCCAATGGGTCATACACCTCAAAATATTCAAAAGAGTTATCTATATTTTTTACTTCCTCACTCTCTTTAGAAAAAGTTGTGATAGATAAAATCAACATAAATATAATAATTAATCTATTTATTTTCATACTCTACATCTCCTTTTTCTAAAAAATCTAACATAACTTTTACATTAGGAGTAAAAAACATATTTCCACAGTGCCCTCCGTATGGATAAATTATCAATCTATCATTAAAAGTTGCCTTTAAAAACTCTATATCTTCACTATCTAATATCAATTCATCAGCATTGGTAACAGCCATTATTTTAGGAGTATTTTTTAAATAATCCTCTATATAGTTTAATCTAGCCTTTATCAATAAATCCTCTAACTCTAACTCTTTTCCTAACTTTTCTTGATAATATGGTAAAGCTAATCTCTCAATATACTCTTCAAAAGTTGCAAAATTAATTTTTTTAAAATTTTCAAACATAGGAGTAAATTTTCCAACTGGTTCTTTTACATAGACTCCTCTATTATTTAACACATCTACTATATAGTTTAAATCAATAGAAGTCAATCTAAAAGCTCCACCTATAAGCTGCTCCATCTCCTTATCACTCAATTGTTTTTGTGAAAATATCTTGTAAATTGTTTCTACATCAACAGAAGAATACTCTGGTAATGTATTACTTACAACTGTATCTATTATATTCTCTATCATTTGAGATATCTTTTCTGCCCTCTCTTCTTCAGGAAAATACATATATTTATCCAATTTTTGTGCAGATTTATATAGATCCACAGCTGGATTTATCATAAATACTCTTTTAAAATTAAAATCTTTTTCCCTTTCATCTATCCATGATAGTATTCCAGCCTCTGTTCCACCAAGACTATATCCTACTAGATAATAGTCACTAACCTCCACCTTATCAGAAATTTTTTTATTAATCTCTTTCATTACTTTGTAGATATCCTCTGAATCTTCTACTATCATTCCTGGCATCTTGCTTGTAGAAGCATTGATGACAAAGTTGCTATTCATAGGAGAAGAGATAGATACTACATGATAGCCAGCATCATAGAAAATTCTCTGAAAATACTCCATTCTTATTGAATTATGAGCTGACCCTGTCCCTGCTAATAAGAATACTAAGGGAGCTTTTTTATTTTGAGAAACTAATGAAAACTTAAATCCTTCATTATACCAAAAATGCTCTGGTATATCCTTTTTTTGAGACAATTTTATTTTATATTCTTTCACCGGAACTTCTTTGCTAACACCTTCGATCATAAGCGTTGAACTTCCCAATATTGTCGCCATATTAGGATTTTTAATCGGATAATTATATTCAGCAAAAGTCAGAAATGAAAAAAACAAAAATATTACAAATAAATATTTTTTCATGTATCCTCCAAATTTCTTACATTTTCTTTATGTTTTATTGTACTTTAATTTTTAATATTTTTCAAGTAAATAAAATAACTCAAGAATATATCTACTCTAAATAATAAAGAGCAAGTAAGATTTATACAATAAAATTCAAATACTGAATTTAAGTATTTATTCTCTACTTGCTCATTTAATTTTACAAAGCTCCATCATTCCTGAGTTTTATATTATTATGTAACAATTTTTAAAATTATTTATTTACCTTTTCAGATAAAGATTTTCCTGCTTTAAATTTAACAGCTTTTTTAGCTTCAACTTTCATTTCTTCACCAGTTTGAGGATTTCTACAAGTTCTAGCAGCTCTTTCTGTTACTTCAAATTTTCCAAATCCTAAGAAAGAAATTTCATCTCCTTTTGTTAAAACCTCCTCTATTGTTGCTAAAAATGCCATCGCTTTTTTTTCTGCATCAACTTTAGTTGTGAATTCCCCTTTTTCAAAATACAAATCTACAAACTCTTTTTTAGTCATTTGATAATCCTCCTTATTCTTTTTAGCAATTATTACAAGTATCGCTACTATCTTTTATACCACAACATCTCTAATTTTACAACTATTTTTCAATATTTTTTCTAAAAAAGGGAGATTTGATTTGTCTCATTCAATGAGTCTATAGCCTTTATTGTCTTTAATTTATCAATTGTTGTTTGTGATGCTTTAGTTCTTCTTTTAAAATCTTCAAATGACAAAAATTTACTTTCTTCTCTTTCTTTAATAATATTATCTATAACTGCTCCTCCAAGCCCAGAAAGAGCTATAAGAGGTACTCTAATTTTTCCATCTTCAATAATAAACTTTATTCCTTCGGACCTGTATATATCTATTGGTAAAAACTCTATACCTCTAGCATACATCTCTACAATAATTTCACATATAGCCATTTCAGTTTTTTTCTTTACATCTAATTTTGCTTCCTTAGAAAGAATTTCTAGATGAGACTGAGCTACCTTTGAATTTCCCATTATCTCATAATCAAAATCTTCAGCCTTTCTCGATAGATATGCAGCATAGAAAGCTAGCGGATAGTGTACTTTGAAATAAGCTATTCTCATAGCCATCATAACATAAGCAACTGCATGTCCTTTAGGAAACATGTATTTTATCCTCCTGCAAGACTCTATATACCATTCCGCTACATTATGCTCTTTCATTAAATCTGAATAAACTTTCCACCCTTCTGGATTCTTAGTAGGCTGACCTTTTCTCACAAACTCCATTATTTTAAAAGCTGTTCCTTTCTCTATTCCTTGATCAATAAGATAGTTCATTATGTCATCACGTACTGTAATTACCTGTGAAAGAGTAGCTTGTTTCTTTCTAATAAACTCTTGAGCATTATTAAGCCATACATCTGTACCATGAGAAAGCCCTGATATTCTTACAAGCTCAGCAAAAGTTTTAGGCATAGTATCTATTAGCATCTGACGCACAAATGGAGTCCCAAACTCTGGTACTCCAAAAGTCCCTACTACAGAGTTTATTTGCTCTGAAGTAACACCTAAAGATTCTGTGCTTGAAAATATTTTTAATGTATCTGGATCAGATAATGGAATAGAATAAATATCTACTCCTGTGTATTCTTGCAAAAGTTTTATTGTAGTTGGATCATCATGTCCTAATATATCTAATTTTACTAATTGTTCATCCATCACATGATAATCAAAATGTGTTGTAATAGAATCATTTTTTTCATCATTAGCTGGTTTTTGAACAGGACAAAATTCATATATAGTATGATCATGAGGTACTACTACCATCCCACCTGGATGTTGACCTGTAGTCTTTTTTGCTCCTTCACACTTTTTAGCAAGTCTCAATATCTCTGCTTTATTATTTTTTATATCATGTTCTTCATAAAACTTTCTCACATAACCTTCCGCATTTTTCTCAGCAAGAGTCGATATTGTTCCAGCTTTAAATACATTTTCTTTTCCAAACATTTGCTCACAATATCTATGTATCTCTGATTGATACTCCCCAGAAAAATTTAAATCAATATCTGGAACCTTATCTCCATTAAATCCCATAAAGACCTCAAATGGTATAGAGTATCCATCTCTTTTATATGGTTTTCCACACTTAGGACAATTTTTTTCTGGTAAGTCAATACCTACTCCCTCTCTCTCAATAAATTCAGAGTTTTTACACTCTGGATTAGTACAGATATAGTGAGGATATAGAGCATTAACCTCAGTTATTCCCATCATAAAAGCTACTAATGAAGACCCTACAGAGCCTCTAGAACCAACTAAGTATCCACTATCTAAAGATTTTTTAACAAGCTTTTGTGCCGATAGATAAAGTACAGAGAATCCATTTCCAATGATAGCATTTAGCTCTCTTTCTATTCTAGCATTGACTATCTCTGGAAGAGGATTTCCATATATTCTATAAGCTTTTTCATATGTCATCTCTCTAACTATATTCTCAGCATTGTCTATCTTTGGTGGATAAAACCCATCTGGTACAGGTTTTATCTTCTCTATCTTGTCAGCTATTAGGTTGGTATTAGTTACAACTATTTCACGAGCTATATCCTTTCCCAAGTAACTAAACTCTTCTAACATCTCATCTGTGGTTCTAAAATAAAATTTATTATCTATCTTATATTGATTTGCTCTAAATACATTTCCACTTCCATATAGTAGGATACTTCTTATCTTATAATCTTTCTCATCTAGATAGTGTACATTAGAGCTAGCTGTAACTAGAATACCTCTCTCTTTAGCTAAGTTGTAAAAATATCTATTCATATCCTCAATAGCTTTAAAAGATGAGATACTTCCTGTTCCATCATCTTCGTAAATTTCAGAGTAAGCCCCCTTAGGGAGTAATTCTATATAGTCATAAAAACCAATACTTCTTTCGATACTCTCATAGTCATATCTCATATAGTAATCTGTAAGCTCTCCATCATTGGAAAAATGTACAGTCATAGAGCTTCCTACTATCAGCCCCTCTCTATATTTTTCCAGATGAGATTTTAAAATTCTAGGTTTTTTATTTCCATAGTAGTCTATATGAGCTTCTGAAACTAGCTTGTACATATTTTTTAATCCATCAAGATTTTGGACTAGTACCATTACATTGTGGGTATCCTGTTTTTTATAGTTTATTGGAAAAGCTCCTGTTATCTCATTTAGATTAGTGACTCCCTTCTCTATATATCTCTCCATAAATATGATAAACATATTAGCAGTAGCTTGTGAGTCATCAACAGCTCTGTGGTGGCTCTCCAATGAAAGTCCCAATACCTTATTTAAGTTTTTCAGTCCATACCCTTTTAAGTCTGGGTATAAGTCCCTTGCCATCTGTAATGTATCTATTATTGCTGGAGTGTAATCATATCCTAAAAGTCTTTTTACATCTCTTCTTATAAATCCCATGTCGAAAGCTGCATTGTGGGC comes from Fusobacterium necrogenes and encodes:
- a CDS encoding MlaA family lipoprotein; the protein is MKINRLIIIFMLILSITTFSKESEEVKNIDNSFEYFEVYDPLEPINRRIYYFNYQFDKYIFLPSVKFYRAITPELLRKGVKNFFNNAQNISTTGNSLLQLKIKKAMRAIGRFTMNSAVGIGGIVDVASNMGMPKPYEDFGLTLAHYGVRKGPYLILPILGPSSLRDAFGMGVDIFSRGMLYYTSDLDILNNTSVSILYAIDKRAGIPFEYHQTGSPFEYEYIRFLYCKYRRLQIELGSEVF
- a CDS encoding alpha/beta fold hydrolase family protein, with the protein product MKKYLFVIFLFFSFLTFAEYNYPIKNPNMATILGSSTLMIEGVSKEVPVKEYKIKLSQKKDIPEHFWYNEGFKFSLVSQNKKAPLVFLLAGTGSAHNSIRMEYFQRIFYDAGYHVVSISSPMNSNFVINASTSKMPGMIVEDSEDIYKVMKEINKKISDKVEVSDYYLVGYSLGGTEAGILSWIDEREKDFNFKRVFMINPAVDLYKSAQKLDKYMYFPEEERAEKISQMIENIIDTVVSNTLPEYSSVDVETIYKIFSQKQLSDKEMEQLIGGAFRLTSIDLNYIVDVLNNRGVYVKEPVGKFTPMFENFKKINFATFEEYIERLALPYYQEKLGKELELEDLLIKARLNYIEDYLKNTPKIMAVTNADELILDSEDIEFLKATFNDRLIIYPYGGHCGNMFFTPNVKVMLDFLEKGDVEYENK
- a CDS encoding HU family DNA-binding protein; this translates as MTKKEFVDLYFEKGEFTTKVDAEKKAMAFLATIEEVLTKGDEISFLGFGKFEVTERAARTCRNPQTGEEMKVEAKKAVKFKAGKSLSEKVNK
- a CDS encoding PolC-type DNA polymerase III codes for the protein MNRNEIRIKPQDGIFRKMGIKNVDVTEIIFSERNKKMRFICNVPSVDELNELDVIYENIKKNFGKELEVDFTVSFSENDIRKEQLIEIVERAIIRLKARNAISKSFLYLYRISIENESINITLAEQSAIDILRSSQIDEKLETILENFGIYNFKVKFVLGDFSQEVSKIEEEKQKEIITLSAKIDMENKKIAEQNSNKPKAQEVVIKSANFSKGGGFSANKAKEIKGSSIPLEEFFELYDDDTCVVEGEIFGMESRDIKNDRVIQTIRITDNHTSLTTKIFLEKDKPLDIKIGDFVKINGKKQTDRFSDNEEIIMINSINKLDKVKEEKEDKAEVKMVELHTHSKMSEMVGVTDIADIIKQAIKFGHSAVAITDYAVVHSFPFAYKAAKGKDIKPILGCEMYMVDDEVLMVRNPKDVPLLEENFVVFDLETMGLNSHEHEIIEIGAVKLRGNRIVDRFSQLVNPQKPIPKKIQELTNITQDMVDNMPTIEEVLPKFMEFVGDATMVAHNAAFDMGFIRRDVKRLLGYDYTPAIIDTLQMARDLYPDLKGYGLKNLNKVLGLSLESHHRAVDDSQATANMFIIFMERYIEKGVTNLNEITGAFPINYKKQDTHNVMVLVQNLDGLKNMYKLVSEAHIDYYGNKKPRILKSHLEKYREGLIVGSSMTVHFSNDGELTDYYMRYDYESIERSIGFYDYIELLPKGAYSEIYEDDGTGSISSFKAIEDMNRYFYNLAKERGILVTASSNVHYLDEKDYKIRSILLYGSGNVFRANQYKIDNKFYFRTTDEMLEEFSYLGKDIAREIVVTNTNLIADKIEKIKPVPDGFYPPKIDNAENIVREMTYEKAYRIYGNPLPEIVNARIERELNAIIGNGFSVLYLSAQKLVKKSLDSGYLVGSRGSVGSSLVAFMMGITEVNALYPHYICTNPECKNSEFIEREGVGIDLPEKNCPKCGKPYKRDGYSIPFEVFMGFNGDKVPDIDLNFSGEYQSEIHRYCEQMFGKENVFKAGTISTLAEKNAEGYVRKFYEEHDIKNNKAEILRLAKKCEGAKKTTGQHPGGMVVVPHDHTIYEFCPVQKPANDEKNDSITTHFDYHVMDEQLVKLDILGHDDPTTIKLLQEYTGVDIYSIPLSDPDTLKIFSSTESLGVTSEQINSVVGTFGVPEFGTPFVRQMLIDTMPKTFAELVRISGLSHGTDVWLNNAQEFIRKKQATLSQVITVRDDIMNYLIDQGIEKGTAFKIMEFVRKGQPTKNPEGWKVYSDLMKEHNVAEWYIESCRRIKYMFPKGHAVAYVMMAMRIAYFKVHYPLAFYAAYLSRKAEDFDYEIMGNSKVAQSHLEILSKEAKLDVKKKTEMAICEIIVEMYARGIEFLPIDIYRSEGIKFIIEDGKIRVPLIALSGLGGAVIDNIIKEREESKFLSFEDFKRRTKASQTTIDKLKTIKAIDSLNETNQISLF